A genome region from Nocardia sp. NBC_01730 includes the following:
- a CDS encoding MFS transporter — protein sequence MTVAVDASSTVSGSDDRRRPTPALLIATLGMVGVVVSLMQTLVIPIIPSLPTLLSTSASNASWVVTATLLAGAVSTPISGRLGDMFGKRRILFANLVLLIVGSVVCASFSELVPEIIGRSLQGAAVGAIPLGISIMRDELPAERVGSAMAIMSATLGVGGVIGLPVAAAIAQNADWHVLFWTSAGLGVVCAALVFVFVPESPVRTPARFDFGGAVGLSVALLALLIAITKGADWGWASARILILFAVSVVVFLGWGAYELRQRSPLVDLRVSARPRVLFTNLASIAVGFSLYGMSLTFPQLLMAPEKTGYGFGLSMVSAGLALAPTGFVMMLLSPVSARLSASRGPKTTLALGSTVIAIGYLCAVVLMNSVWEIMLAAMIVAGGVGLAYAAMPALIMDAVPITETAAANGLNSLMRSIGTSTSSAVMSVVLAHMTISLGGHVLPSRDGFHTTFLIAMTAALTAIGLTTLIPMRKAADAASTVGHA from the coding sequence GTGACTGTTGCTGTCGACGCGTCTTCGACCGTCTCCGGTTCCGACGACCGGCGTCGTCCCACGCCGGCTCTTCTCATTGCGACGCTCGGCATGGTCGGTGTCGTGGTCTCGCTCATGCAGACGCTGGTCATTCCGATCATTCCGTCGTTGCCCACGCTGCTGAGCACTTCGGCGTCCAATGCGTCTTGGGTCGTGACGGCCACGCTGCTGGCTGGTGCGGTGTCGACTCCGATCAGCGGCCGTCTCGGCGACATGTTCGGCAAGCGCCGGATTCTGTTCGCGAATCTGGTGTTGTTGATCGTCGGTTCGGTGGTCTGTGCGTCGTTCTCCGAGCTGGTGCCCGAGATCATCGGTCGCTCGCTACAGGGCGCGGCGGTCGGGGCGATCCCGTTGGGGATCAGCATCATGCGCGACGAGCTGCCTGCTGAGCGTGTGGGTTCGGCGATGGCGATCATGAGCGCGACGCTCGGCGTCGGCGGTGTGATCGGTCTGCCGGTCGCGGCGGCGATCGCGCAGAACGCGGACTGGCACGTGCTGTTCTGGACCTCGGCCGGTCTCGGTGTCGTCTGCGCCGCATTGGTTTTCGTGTTCGTCCCGGAATCGCCGGTGCGCACGCCCGCGCGGTTCGACTTCGGTGGCGCGGTCGGCCTGTCGGTGGCGCTGCTCGCATTGCTCATCGCGATCACCAAGGGCGCGGACTGGGGCTGGGCCAGCGCGCGGATCCTGATCCTGTTCGCGGTGTCGGTGGTGGTGTTCCTCGGCTGGGGCGCTTACGAACTGCGGCAACGCTCGCCGCTGGTGGACCTGCGGGTCTCGGCACGGCCGAGGGTGCTGTTCACCAACCTGGCCTCGATAGCCGTCGGGTTCTCGCTCTACGGCATGTCGCTGACCTTCCCGCAGCTGCTGATGGCGCCGGAGAAGACCGGGTACGGCTTCGGGCTGTCCATGGTCAGCGCCGGATTGGCACTCGCACCAACAGGTTTCGTGATGATGCTGCTCTCGCCGGTGTCGGCGCGACTGTCGGCGAGCCGAGGCCCGAAGACAACCCTCGCGCTCGGCTCCACGGTGATCGCCATCGGCTACCTGTGCGCGGTGGTGCTGATGAACAGCGTCTGGGAAATCATGCTCGCGGCGATGATCGTGGCAGGTGGCGTCGGTCTGGCATATGCGGCGATGCCGGCGCTGATCATGGACGCGGTACCGATCACAGAGACCGCTGCGGCCAATGGTTTGAACTCACTGATGCGCTCGATCGGCACCTCGACCTCATCGGCGGTGATGAGTGTGGTGCTCGCACACATGACGATATCGCTGGGCGGACACGTGTTGCCGTCCCGCGACGGGTTCCACACCACGTTCCTCATCGCGATGACAGCGGCATTGACCGCGATCGGTCTGACGACGCTGATCCCGATGCGCAAGGCGGCTGACGCGGCGTCGACTGTCGGGCACGCCTGA
- a CDS encoding MarR family winged helix-turn-helix transcriptional regulator, giving the protein MPDCGPADSTALTRLTFELSLLARHFPAALLRRPGFQLDRSAYLILTRLELDAPLSLRELSEAFQLDISTINRQVGAMLKQGLVDRVPDPDGGIARKLRASVKGLELLAADRVQSRQGIGSVVADWADADVDQLSRLVARFNQSVEHIEENPWPRPPDLR; this is encoded by the coding sequence ATGCCCGATTGCGGTCCCGCCGACAGCACAGCGCTCACTCGCCTCACCTTCGAGCTGTCACTGTTGGCCAGGCACTTCCCCGCCGCCCTTCTGCGCCGCCCCGGCTTCCAGCTGGACCGCTCGGCCTATCTGATCCTGACCCGGCTCGAGCTCGACGCCCCGCTGAGCCTCCGCGAGCTCTCCGAGGCGTTTCAGCTTGACATCTCCACGATCAACCGCCAGGTCGGAGCAATGCTCAAACAAGGACTGGTCGACCGAGTGCCCGACCCCGACGGCGGCATCGCCCGCAAGCTCCGCGCCAGCGTCAAGGGTCTGGAACTGCTGGCCGCCGATCGAGTACAGAGCCGCCAGGGCATCGGCTCGGTGGTGGCCGACTGGGCCGACGCGGACGTCGATCAATTGAGCAGGCTCGTCGCGCGATTCAACCAATCAGTCGAGCACATCGAAGAAAACCCCTGGCCGCGCCCGCCGGACCTGCGCTGA
- a CDS encoding alpha/beta hydrolase → MNTSYRQVGFDSTGIICDAWYFIDDAVSPFDRSAGRPVVVMAHGFGGTKDSGLEPFARRFSDAGLAVFAFDYRGFGTSAGEPRQKVSMSAQVEDYRAAVAAAARQPGADPNRIVLWGISQSGGHAMMVAADRVDVCAVIAVVPLVNGLAAGRYALTQVGAGAVARSTVASVRSALAGRVGRPSTMMPLVGRPGEQAALTADGYYESYLSLAGPSWRNEVDASVGVELGSYRADRRADRIGAPVLVQIADFDRAAPPHAAAKAAFKARAEVRHYPCDHFDVFAGKEFFEPAVEHQLHFLRRKLLDGAAAEDAVRVVGGSA, encoded by the coding sequence GTGAACACGAGTTATCGGCAGGTGGGCTTCGATTCAACCGGAATCATTTGTGACGCATGGTATTTCATCGATGACGCGGTAAGCCCCTTCGATCGGTCGGCGGGTCGGCCGGTGGTGGTCATGGCCCACGGTTTCGGCGGCACGAAAGATTCCGGCCTCGAGCCCTTTGCCCGGCGCTTCTCCGATGCCGGTCTGGCCGTCTTCGCCTTCGACTACCGCGGATTCGGCACCTCGGCGGGGGAGCCGCGGCAGAAGGTGTCGATGTCCGCCCAGGTCGAGGACTATCGAGCTGCTGTGGCAGCGGCCGCACGGCAGCCGGGAGCCGACCCGAATCGCATTGTGCTGTGGGGTATCTCGCAATCCGGCGGGCACGCCATGATGGTCGCCGCCGACCGCGTGGATGTGTGCGCGGTCATCGCCGTTGTCCCGCTGGTCAACGGCTTGGCGGCTGGGCGATACGCGCTGACGCAGGTCGGTGCGGGTGCGGTCGCGAGGTCGACGGTCGCGAGTGTGCGTAGTGCGCTGGCCGGTCGTGTGGGCCGACCCTCGACCATGATGCCGCTGGTCGGTCGCCCGGGTGAACAGGCCGCGCTGACGGCAGACGGCTACTACGAGAGCTACCTCTCGCTGGCCGGTCCGTCCTGGCGCAACGAGGTCGATGCTTCCGTCGGCGTCGAACTCGGCAGTTATCGCGCCGACCGGCGGGCGGACCGCATCGGCGCACCGGTGCTGGTCCAGATCGCCGACTTCGATCGCGCGGCGCCACCGCATGCGGCGGCGAAGGCGGCGTTCAAGGCGCGTGCCGAGGTCCGTCACTATCCCTGCGACCATTTCGATGTCTTCGCCGGAAAAGAATTCTTCGAACCGGCCGTCGAGCACCAACTGCATTTTTTGCGGCGGAAACTGCTCGACGGCGCGGCGGCGGAGGATGCGGTTCGAGTAGTCGGGGGGTCGGCATGA
- a CDS encoding flavin-containing monooxygenase yields the protein MYQPRTAVIGAGISGLTAGKMLNDYGVAYVCFESSDRVGGNWAFGNPNGRSSAYRSLHIDTSKHQLSFRDFPMPEDYPDFPHHTQIKQYLDDYCAAFDLTRAIEFENSVEHARRLPDGGWELETEQGEVRRFDLLVVANGHHWDPRYPDFPGEFTGETLHAHHYIDPRTPLDFTNQRILVVGLGNSAADIAVELSSKALGTKLTLSTRSGAWIVPKYIAGRPADKYYRTSPYIPFSWQRKIAQWGQPLTAGRPEMYGLPTPNHKFFEAHPTQSVELPLRLGSGDVIPKPDIARLDGETVRFADGTSDDFDVIIYATGYNISFPFFDSDFVSAPNNRIDLYKRMFVPGIDDLVFAGFAQATPTLFPFVECQARLIGAYAVGRYRLPSPHEMHRVIAADQQRYTGHMLDRPRHTQQVDYFLYEHDMRVREIPAGAHRARTQGPPRWARVTEALDVQTGGGQ from the coding sequence ATGTATCAACCGCGGACCGCGGTCATCGGGGCCGGCATCAGCGGTTTGACCGCGGGCAAGATGCTCAACGACTACGGCGTGGCATACGTGTGCTTCGAATCGTCCGACCGGGTCGGCGGCAACTGGGCGTTCGGAAATCCGAATGGGCGCAGCAGCGCCTACCGCTCGCTGCACATCGACACCTCCAAGCATCAGTTATCGTTCCGGGACTTCCCGATGCCGGAGGACTATCCGGACTTCCCGCACCATACGCAGATAAAGCAGTACCTCGACGACTACTGCGCGGCGTTCGATCTCACCAGGGCAATCGAATTCGAGAACAGTGTCGAGCACGCCCGCCGCCTTCCCGACGGCGGTTGGGAACTGGAGACCGAGCAGGGTGAGGTCCGGCGCTTCGATTTGCTGGTGGTTGCCAACGGCCACCACTGGGACCCGCGCTATCCCGACTTCCCGGGCGAGTTCACCGGCGAGACACTCCACGCGCACCACTACATCGATCCGCGAACCCCGCTGGACTTCACCAACCAGCGAATCCTCGTCGTGGGGCTCGGTAACAGCGCCGCCGATATCGCGGTCGAGCTGTCGTCGAAGGCGCTCGGTACCAAGCTGACGCTATCCACCCGGTCCGGCGCCTGGATCGTGCCGAAGTACATCGCAGGTCGCCCGGCCGACAAGTACTACCGCACCAGCCCCTACATTCCGTTCTCATGGCAGCGCAAGATCGCGCAATGGGGTCAACCACTCACCGCGGGCCGGCCGGAGATGTACGGGCTGCCCACGCCCAATCACAAGTTCTTCGAGGCGCATCCGACGCAATCGGTGGAACTGCCACTACGGCTGGGCTCGGGCGACGTGATCCCCAAGCCCGATATCGCCCGGCTGGACGGGGAAACCGTGCGCTTCGCGGACGGGACCTCCGACGACTTCGACGTCATCATCTACGCCACCGGATACAACATCAGCTTCCCGTTCTTCGACTCCGATTTCGTCAGCGCCCCGAACAATCGGATCGACCTGTACAAGCGGATGTTCGTGCCCGGTATCGACGATCTGGTCTTCGCGGGCTTCGCTCAGGCGACGCCGACCCTGTTTCCGTTCGTGGAATGTCAGGCTCGCCTCATCGGCGCCTACGCCGTCGGCCGGTACCGGTTGCCGTCACCGCACGAGATGCACCGTGTCATAGCCGCCGACCAGCAGCGATACACCGGGCACATGCTGGATCGGCCCCGGCACACCCAACAAGTCGACTACTTTCTCTATGAACACGACATGCGGGTCCGTGAGATACCGGCCGGGGCGCACCGTGCTCGCACCCAAGGTCCACCGCGGTGGGCGCGGGTGACTGAAGCGCTCGACGTGCAGACGGGGGGCGGGCAGTGA
- a CDS encoding TetR/AcrR family transcriptional regulator, translating to MTEAPTATVVDRLLDAAQKLLAGKGIRATTVIEVAEEAGVSRAWLYRHFPDKVALLGAAIVRLTDTFWSDARAELDTIGTFAEQVAAGVRIGRGAYDDPGALLMRLRISEPDEFAACAGAGVSGLVPDLAAFWRPYVDGAAARGEIHPGHDLAEVSEWVARFLISLGTVPGETIDPDDTAAVLRYVRLYVLPALQANPTLHGNRSTD from the coding sequence GTGACCGAGGCACCGACGGCCACAGTGGTGGATCGACTACTCGACGCCGCCCAGAAGCTACTGGCCGGCAAGGGGATCCGCGCCACCACTGTCATCGAGGTCGCCGAGGAGGCCGGCGTCTCGCGCGCATGGCTGTACCGGCATTTCCCGGACAAGGTGGCACTGCTGGGTGCGGCGATCGTGCGGCTGACCGACACGTTCTGGAGCGACGCGAGGGCCGAACTCGACACCATCGGCACGTTCGCCGAGCAAGTCGCCGCAGGTGTCCGCATCGGGCGCGGCGCATACGACGACCCCGGTGCGCTGCTCATGCGACTCCGCATCTCCGAACCGGACGAGTTCGCGGCGTGCGCGGGCGCCGGCGTCTCCGGCCTCGTGCCCGATCTCGCCGCCTTCTGGCGACCCTACGTCGACGGCGCGGCGGCCCGCGGCGAGATCCACCCCGGCCATGACCTCGCCGAGGTCTCCGAGTGGGTGGCTCGGTTCCTGATCAGCCTCGGCACGGTGCCGGGCGAGACGATCGACCCCGACGACACCGCGGCAGTCCTGCGCTACGTGCGTCTTTACGTTCTGCCTGCGCTGCAGGCAAACCCGACGCTGCACGGCAATCGGTCAACCGACTGA
- a CDS encoding N(5)-(carboxyethyl)ornithine synthase, with translation MKQLTIGVIATSRKEDEHRLAIHPAHFDRIDSGLRGRVYLERGYGDRFGYSDERLAPLVAGHRTREELFTECDVLLLPKPLAEDLENLRPGQVVWGWPHCVQDARVTQLAVDRGLTLIAWEAMNHWTKEGNFSLHVFHKNNELAGYCSVLHALQLRGSTGDYGRRLRAAVISFGATARGAVRALSALGISDVTVLTQRSVSAVASPFASVRMRQFERDPGNPSRTLALKAPEPGPLAEMLAQYDVVVNCILQDTEEPLLFVMDEDLHLFPRGTLFVDVSCDEGMGFEWARPTSFADPMFTVGDDLYHYGVDHSPSYLWNSATWENSEALLEYLPIVMAGPDAWDGSATVRRAIEIREGRVQNPRILSFQGRAAAYPYAVV, from the coding sequence GTGAAACAACTAACGATCGGCGTCATCGCAACCTCTCGCAAGGAGGACGAGCATCGGCTGGCGATCCACCCGGCGCACTTCGACCGGATCGACTCGGGTCTTCGCGGCCGTGTTTACCTCGAGCGTGGCTACGGCGACCGATTCGGCTACTCCGATGAGCGGCTGGCGCCGTTGGTCGCCGGGCACCGTACACGCGAGGAGTTGTTCACCGAGTGCGACGTGCTGCTGTTGCCGAAGCCGCTGGCGGAGGACCTCGAGAACCTGCGCCCCGGGCAGGTCGTGTGGGGGTGGCCGCACTGCGTACAGGACGCGCGGGTGACCCAGCTTGCAGTCGATCGCGGCCTGACCCTGATTGCATGGGAGGCGATGAACCACTGGACGAAGGAAGGGAACTTCAGTCTCCACGTCTTCCACAAGAACAACGAGCTGGCCGGCTACTGCTCGGTCCTGCACGCGCTACAGCTGCGGGGTTCCACCGGGGATTATGGCCGGCGGTTGCGGGCGGCCGTTATCAGTTTCGGTGCCACTGCCCGCGGCGCCGTGCGCGCGCTCTCGGCGCTCGGGATCAGTGACGTGACGGTGCTGACACAGCGCAGCGTCTCGGCGGTTGCCTCGCCGTTCGCGTCGGTGCGGATGCGGCAGTTCGAGCGCGACCCGGGAAACCCGAGCCGAACCCTCGCCCTGAAGGCGCCGGAACCGGGACCACTGGCGGAGATGCTGGCCCAATACGACGTGGTCGTCAACTGTATTCTGCAGGACACCGAGGAGCCGCTGCTGTTCGTAATGGACGAGGATCTACACCTGTTCCCACGCGGAACGCTGTTCGTCGACGTCTCCTGTGACGAGGGAATGGGCTTCGAGTGGGCTCGTCCGACGTCGTTCGCGGACCCGATGTTCACTGTCGGCGACGACCTGTACCACTACGGCGTCGACCACAGCCCTTCATACCTGTGGAACTCCGCCACCTGGGAGAATTCTGAGGCGCTGCTGGAGTACCTGCCGATCGTGATGGCCGGCCCCGACGCCTGGGACGGCAGTGCGACGGTTCGGCGCGCGATCGAGATCCGCGAGGGCCGCGTCCAGAACCCGCGGATCCTGTCGTTCCAGGGCCGCGCCGCGGCCTACCCGTACGCCGTCGTCTGA